In Vibrio japonicus, one DNA window encodes the following:
- the tyrS gene encoding tyrosine--tRNA ligase — MASIEAALAEIKRGVEELIPEEELIEKLKEGRPLRIKLGADPTAPDIHLGHTVIFNKLRLFQELGHDVTFLIGDFTAMVGDPTGKNTTRPPLSREDVLRNAETYKEQVFKILDPAKTKIQFNSEWLSELGAEGMIRLAANQTVARMLERDDFKKRYTGGQPIAIHEFMYPLLQGWDSVAMETDVELGGTDQKFNLLMGRELQKSNGQKPQVVLMMPLLVGLDGEKKMSKSANNYIGISEAPSEMFGKIMSISDDLMWSYYELLSFRPLEEIARFKADVKEGKNPRDIKVLLAKEIIARFHSEADAEAAEQEFVNRFAKNQIPDEMPEFDFDAGLPVSNILKEAGLCSSTSEAMRMVKQGAAKIEGEKVEDAKFAPEVGTYVFQVGKRKFARITVK, encoded by the coding sequence ATGGCGAGCATTGAAGCTGCATTAGCCGAGATTAAGCGCGGTGTTGAAGAGCTTATTCCAGAAGAAGAACTGATTGAAAAGCTAAAAGAGGGACGTCCTCTACGCATCAAACTGGGTGCCGATCCTACAGCACCAGATATTCACCTTGGTCACACAGTTATTTTCAATAAGCTTCGCTTGTTCCAAGAACTAGGCCATGACGTTACTTTTTTGATTGGTGATTTTACAGCGATGGTTGGTGACCCAACGGGTAAAAATACTACTCGTCCACCGCTAAGCCGTGAAGACGTACTGCGTAACGCTGAGACGTACAAAGAGCAGGTGTTCAAGATTCTTGATCCTGCAAAGACGAAGATTCAGTTTAACTCTGAGTGGTTGTCTGAGCTTGGCGCGGAAGGCATGATTCGACTTGCCGCTAACCAGACGGTTGCACGAATGCTAGAACGTGACGACTTCAAAAAGCGTTATACTGGCGGTCAACCTATTGCTATCCATGAATTCATGTACCCGTTATTGCAGGGTTGGGACTCAGTAGCAATGGAAACGGATGTAGAGCTAGGCGGTACAGACCAAAAGTTCAACCTTCTTATGGGACGTGAACTTCAAAAGTCGAACGGTCAAAAACCTCAGGTCGTCTTGATGATGCCTCTTCTTGTTGGCCTTGATGGCGAGAAGAAGATGTCTAAATCAGCAAACAACTACATCGGTATTAGTGAAGCGCCAAGCGAAATGTTTGGTAAGATCATGTCTATCTCGGATGATCTTATGTGGAGCTACTACGAGCTGTTGTCTTTCCGTCCACTTGAAGAAATCGCACGATTCAAAGCGGATGTAAAAGAGGGCAAAAACCCACGTGATATTAAAGTGCTGCTAGCGAAAGAAATCATTGCTCGTTTCCACAGCGAAGCGGATGCAGAGGCAGCAGAGCAAGAGTTCGTGAACCGCTTTGCTAAGAATCAAATCCCTGATGAAATGCCAGAGTTTGATTTTGACGCAGGTCTGCCTGTGAGCAACATTCTTAAAGAGGCGGGTCTATGTTCATCGACATCTGAAGCGATGCGCATGGTTAAGCAAGGCGCGGCTAAGATTGAAGGTGAAAAAGTCGAAGACGCGAAATTTGCACCAGAGGTAGGCACTTACGTATTCCAAGTTGGTAAACGTAAATTTGCACGTATCACAGTTAAGTAA
- a CDS encoding peptidoglycan DD-metalloendopeptidase family protein: MLSLFARLPWIHRALIAFFSALMVIALFLPAPQDLRQEERVYQVGKIYPLDINYEALSLQESLPPLSVLRWETHTIGSGDSMALLFQRAGLSSRLLYQLTSTSNEIADQLTKVRPGDSFQFGFDADNNLLQIKRKLSAYETVLITKSEDGFTSSIDKKEVSYQYNYARNTITSNFWNAGVGAGLTANQIMELAGIFGWDIDFALDIRNNDAFEILYQEKVVEGEVIGRGKIIAAIFTNQGETFKAIFDDHTGNYYDENGRAMKKAFLRSPLDFRRVSSNFNPTRRHPVTGKVRAHRGTDYAAPVGTPIWAAGDGIVQKSSYNQFNGHYVFIKHSNTYITKYLHLTKRMVKTGQRVKQGQTIGTLGGTGRVTGPHLHYEFLVNGVHKNPRTVQLPQSKSLTGKDKATFMANAEIRLKNLERYSKLLATD, encoded by the coding sequence ATGTTGTCGCTTTTCGCTCGACTACCATGGATTCACCGAGCCCTTATTGCCTTTTTTAGTGCCTTAATGGTGATTGCACTATTTCTTCCCGCACCACAAGATTTACGTCAGGAAGAGCGTGTCTACCAAGTGGGTAAAATTTACCCCCTTGATATCAACTACGAAGCGTTGTCTCTTCAAGAATCCCTGCCACCACTTTCTGTGCTGCGTTGGGAAACCCATACTATTGGCTCTGGCGATAGTATGGCTTTACTGTTTCAACGTGCTGGCCTCTCATCACGATTACTTTATCAACTCACCTCAACAAGTAATGAGATTGCAGATCAGTTGACCAAAGTACGCCCGGGAGACAGCTTCCAGTTTGGTTTCGATGCCGACAATAACTTATTGCAAATCAAGCGAAAGTTAAGTGCCTACGAAACCGTTTTAATTACCAAATCAGAAGATGGGTTTACGTCGAGTATTGATAAGAAAGAAGTGTCTTACCAATACAACTATGCACGTAATACGATCACGTCTAACTTCTGGAACGCAGGTGTTGGAGCCGGGCTCACTGCCAACCAAATTATGGAATTGGCAGGTATTTTTGGTTGGGATATAGACTTTGCACTCGATATTCGTAACAACGATGCGTTCGAAATTCTTTATCAAGAGAAGGTAGTTGAAGGCGAAGTTATCGGTCGAGGAAAAATCATCGCAGCCATATTTACCAACCAAGGCGAGACCTTCAAAGCCATCTTTGATGATCACACGGGAAATTATTACGATGAGAATGGCAGAGCGATGAAAAAAGCGTTTTTGCGGTCACCTCTGGACTTTCGTCGTGTCAGTTCCAACTTTAACCCGACTCGCCGACATCCCGTTACAGGTAAAGTAAGAGCACACCGAGGCACTGACTACGCAGCTCCAGTAGGGACTCCTATTTGGGCAGCTGGGGACGGCATTGTTCAAAAATCGAGTTACAACCAATTTAACGGTCACTATGTCTTTATCAAACATAGTAATACCTATATCACCAAATATTTGCACCTAACGAAACGTATGGTGAAAACCGGACAGCGAGTCAAGCAAGGGCAAACCATCGGTACTTTAGGGGGAACGGGGCGAGTGACAGGGCCACACTTACACTATGAGTTCTTAGTAAATGGTGTACATAAAAACCCTAGAACAGTGCAGCTTCCACAATCTAAATCATTGAC